A window from Anser cygnoides isolate HZ-2024a breed goose chromosome 1, Taihu_goose_T2T_genome, whole genome shotgun sequence encodes these proteins:
- the IL15RA gene encoding interleukin-15 receptor subunit alpha isoform X2, which translates to MARPLLPLLCGAVALLLPWAAGETARCSRPKDVANAHIDVGNNTQLNACLRYTCKPGYKRKAGTSGLIQCVLHDAKPVWTPTSLQCIRDPALPLQTPSPELPTVLPTMRTTQRVSAQILASSIGLPLLVIASVVACCCWRMKMSAQQEYTVAGTAIPMVAPAAAAEDDETVPPGVFPTG; encoded by the exons aTGGCGCgcccgctgctgccgctgctctGCGGGGCCGtcgccctcctgctgccctgggccGCCGGCGAAACCG CGCGATGCAGCCGCCCCAAGGACGTGGCCAACGCGCACATCGACGTGGGCAACAACACGCAGCTCAACGCCTGCCTGCGCTACACCTGCAAGCCGGGCTACAAGCGCAAAGCCGGCACCTCCGGCCTCATCCAGTGCGTCCTCCACGACGCCAAGCCCGTCTGGACGCCCACCAgcctgcagtgcatcc GGGACCCGGCTCTACCCCTGCAAAcccccagccccgagctccCGACCGTGCTGCCCACCATGAGGACGACCCAAAGAG tttccgCCCAGATATTGGCCTCTTCCATCG GGCTCCCGCTGCTGGTCATCGCCAGCGTTgtggcttgctgctgctggaggatgAAAAT GAGTGCCCAGCAGGAGTACACGGTGGCGGGGACGGCCATCCCCATGGTGGCTCCCGCCGCCGCAGCCGAGGACGATGAGACGGTGCCACCCGGCGTCTTCCCCACGGGCTGA
- the IL15RA gene encoding interleukin-15 receptor subunit alpha isoform X1 — MARPLLPLLCGAVALLLPWAAGETARCSRPKDVANAHIDVGNNTQLNACLRYTCKPGYKRKAGTSGLIQCVLHDAKPVWTPTSLQCIRDPALPLQTPSPELPTVLPTMRTTQRGTTGAAPTSSPSPAATPVPPVADGPSPETSTLPAMSPLLETSPPGKGMALGTTPLPTAPADHAAVSAQILASSIGLPLLVIASVVACCCWRMKMSAQQEYTVAGTAIPMVAPAAAAEDDETVPPGVFPTG; from the exons aTGGCGCgcccgctgctgccgctgctctGCGGGGCCGtcgccctcctgctgccctgggccGCCGGCGAAACCG CGCGATGCAGCCGCCCCAAGGACGTGGCCAACGCGCACATCGACGTGGGCAACAACACGCAGCTCAACGCCTGCCTGCGCTACACCTGCAAGCCGGGCTACAAGCGCAAAGCCGGCACCTCCGGCCTCATCCAGTGCGTCCTCCACGACGCCAAGCCCGTCTGGACGCCCACCAgcctgcagtgcatcc GGGACCCGGCTCTACCCCTGCAAAcccccagccccgagctccCGACCGTGCTGCCCACCATGAGGACGACCCAAAGAG GAACCACCGGCGCCGCTCCGAcctccagcccctctccagCAGCAACGCCCGTGCCGCCGGTGGCTGATGGGCCATCGCCGGAGACGTCCACGCTGCCGGCAATGTCCCCGCTGCTGGAGACGTCTCCGCCAGGAAAAGGGATGGCCCTGGGGACAACCCCGCTGCCCACTGCCCCCGCGGACCACGCTGCAG tttccgCCCAGATATTGGCCTCTTCCATCG GGCTCCCGCTGCTGGTCATCGCCAGCGTTgtggcttgctgctgctggaggatgAAAAT GAGTGCCCAGCAGGAGTACACGGTGGCGGGGACGGCCATCCCCATGGTGGCTCCCGCCGCCGCAGCCGAGGACGATGAGACGGTGCCACCCGGCGTCTTCCCCACGGGCTGA